A DNA window from Aspergillus nidulans FGSC A4 chromosome I contains the following coding sequences:
- a CDS encoding MCM DNA helicase complex subunit MCM4 (transcript_id=CADANIAT00006947), producing the protein MKEAFFRCQACNHSVQVDIDRGKIAEPTICPRQACQERNSMEIVHNRCVFADKQVIKLQETPDSIPDGQTPHSVSLCVYDELVDVCKAGDRVEVTGIFRSNPVRVNPRQRTQKTLFKTYIDVLHVQKIDRKKLGIDVSTVEQELSEQAAGDAEQIRKISAEEEEKILRTSTRPDLYELLARSLAPSIYEMDDVKKGILLQLFGGTNKSFQKGGNPRYRGDINVLLCGDPSTSKSQLLRYGSSAVGLTAYVTRDPETRQMVLESGALVLSDGGVCCIDEFDKMNESTRTSILASANPIGSRYNPNLPVPQNIDLPPTLLSRFDLVYLVLDRVDESEDRRLAKHIVNMYLEDRPENASEREVLPVEFLTAYITYAKTKVHPVLTPAAGKALTDAYVSMRKLGDDIRSSDRRITATTRQLESMIRLSEAHARMRLSAEVTADDVEEAVRLIRSAIKQAATDSRTGLIDMSLLTEGTSASERRNKEALKRGILGVIDDLASGGGAARWAEVYRVLSDQASSEVDSAQFTEAVRALESEGIVNILGEGARRSIRRAAGAVL; encoded by the exons ATGAAAGAAG CGTTTTTCCGCTGTCAAGCTTGCAACCATTCAGTCCAAGTGGATATCGACCGCGGCAAGATTGCCGAACCCACCATTTGTCCGCGTCAGGCATGCCAGGAGAGAAACTCGATGGAAATCGTGCACAACCGCTGTGTCTTTGCCGATAAGCAGGTTATCAAGTTGCAGGAGACTCCTGATAGCATCCCTGACGGCCAGACACCTCACTCAGTTTCCCTGTGTGTTTACGACGAGTTAGTAGATGTGTGCAAAGCAGGTGACCGCGTTGAGGTAACCGGAATCTTCCGATCGAACCCTGTGCGAGTCAACCCTCGCCAGCGAACCCAGAAGACACTCTTCAAGACATATATTGATGTTCTGCACGTTCAGAAGATCGATCGCAAGAAGTTGGGCATCGATGTCTCTACCGTCGAGCAGGAACTTTCTGAGCAGGCtgctggagatgctgagcAGATCCGCAAAATctctgctgaagaggaagaaaagatccTGCGGACATCTACAAGACCTGACTTGTATGAGCTTCTTGCTCGATCACTTGCGCCTAGTATTTACGAGATGGACGATGTAAAGAAGGGTATCTTGCTTCAGCTATTTGGTGGCACCAACAAGTCCTTCCAAAAGGGTGGTAATCCACGTTACCGTGGCGATATCAACGTCCTCCTTTGTGGTGACCCCTCCACATCGAAATCTCAACTGCTCCGATAT GGTTCATCAGCCGTTGGTCTTACTGCTTACGTTACTCGTGACCCCGAAACCCGCCAAATGGTTCTGGAGTCTGGTGCTTTGGTACTGTCTGATGGAGGTGTTTGCTGCATTGACGAATTTGACAAGATGAACGAATCAACCCG GACAAGTATTCTCGCCTCAGCAAACCCAATTGGCAGCAGATACAACCCGAACCTGCCGGTACCGCAGAATATTGATTTGCCACCTACCCTTCTGTCTCGTTTTGACCTTGTatatcttgttcttgaccgCGTGGACGAATCGGAAGATCGACGGCTTGCAAAGCACATTGTCAACATGTATCTCGAGGATAGACCGGAGAACGCGAGTGAGCGCGAGGTTTTG CCGGTTGAGTTTTTGACGGCCTACATCACCTATGCCAAGACCAAGGTGCACCCCGTTCTTACTCCGGCCGCAGGTAAAGCCCTCACCGACGCATATGTGAGTATGCGTAAGCTTGGAGACGATATTCGCTCCTCGGACCGCCGAATCACCGCAACTACCCGTCAACTTGAGTCCATGATTCGTCTGTCTGAGGCTCATGCTCGTATGCGCCTCTCTGCAGAGGTGACCgcagatgatgttgaggaggcCGTGCGCCTGATCCGGTCTGCCATTAAGCAGGCGGCAACCGACTCTCGGACAGGTTTGATTGATATGAGTCTACTCACCGAAGGCACAAGCGCAAGCGAGAGACGAAACAAGGAAGCTTTGAAGCGCGGCATTCTAGGAGTGATAGATGACTTGGCCAGTGGAGGCGGCGCGGCTCGCTGGGCGGAAGTTTATCGGGTCCTAAGTGACCAGGCCAGCTCTGAGGTTGATAGCGCCCAGTTTACCGAAGCTGTTCGTGCGCTCGAGTCAGAAGGTATTGTGAATATCTTGGGCGAAGGCGCGCGGAGGAGCATCCGACGTGCGGCTGGCGCGGTTCTGTGA